From the genome of Hathewaya histolytica, one region includes:
- a CDS encoding YfcC family protein, with translation MNNLTCKKSENKKKFKFPHSFIILFIIIVAMTALTYLIPAGQFSRKVVDGKTVVDVNSFKYIPRTPVGIFEMFKCIPKGIQETSPLIIMILTIGGAINLINGTGAIKSAILHLNKLIGKEKSHFVLVGILLFFGCLGAFPGMLEAAIPFAPITIGISLALGYDVIVGMSLPLIGIVLGFTAGPSNPWNVGVGQSIAELPMFSGIVYRLIIFAIFMIVSAIYVLRYAKKVKLDPTKSMVYDIDFSHLNIDNGTETKFDFRNKLVLLIFVITIAVIVYGTLNLKWTVIEMSAVYIIGAIVAGIAAGYDGEKIVNEILEGGKTIFTGAMAIGIAKSIQIIMNSGNISDTIIRAISSSIAGFKPMVTGVIMFLVQSMINFLIPSGSGQAMITLPSMIPAADIVGLNRQIAILAFQLGDGISNLCFPTVGVLVGFLMYTKIPFNKWFKYIMPLIGVLYLIAIMLLVVATGINYGPF, from the coding sequence ATGAATAATTTAACTTGTAAAAAATCGGAGAATAAAAAGAAATTTAAATTTCCACACTCTTTTATAATTTTATTTATAATTATAGTAGCTATGACAGCATTAACATATTTAATACCAGCTGGACAGTTTAGTAGAAAAGTTGTTGATGGTAAGACTGTAGTTGATGTAAATAGTTTTAAGTATATACCAAGAACCCCAGTTGGAATATTTGAGATGTTTAAATGTATACCAAAAGGTATTCAAGAAACATCTCCACTTATAATAATGATACTTACTATTGGAGGAGCTATTAATTTAATTAATGGTACGGGAGCTATAAAATCAGCAATTTTACATTTAAATAAGTTAATAGGAAAGGAAAAAAGTCATTTTGTATTAGTTGGAATATTATTATTTTTTGGATGTCTTGGAGCCTTTCCAGGTATGCTAGAGGCTGCAATACCTTTTGCACCAATTACAATTGGAATTAGTTTGGCATTGGGATATGATGTAATAGTAGGTATGTCTTTACCTTTAATAGGGATAGTTTTAGGATTTACAGCAGGGCCATCTAACCCTTGGAATGTAGGTGTAGGGCAAAGTATTGCAGAACTTCCTATGTTCTCAGGTATAGTATATCGTTTAATAATATTTGCTATTTTTATGATAGTCTCTGCAATTTATGTATTGAGATATGCGAAGAAAGTAAAATTAGATCCTACAAAAAGTATGGTTTATGATATAGATTTTAGTCATCTTAACATTGACAATGGTACAGAAACTAAGTTTGATTTTAGAAATAAACTTGTACTATTAATATTTGTAATTACCATAGCTGTTATAGTGTATGGAACTTTAAATTTAAAATGGACAGTAATAGAAATGTCTGCAGTTTACATAATAGGAGCTATAGTAGCTGGAATAGCAGCGGGATATGATGGTGAGAAAATAGTAAATGAAATACTAGAAGGTGGTAAAACAATATTTACAGGGGCAATGGCCATTGGAATTGCAAAATCAATACAAATAATTATGAATAGCGGAAATATATCAGATACAATTATTAGGGCAATATCATCTTCTATAGCTGGATTTAAACCAATGGTAACTGGAGTTATAATGTTTTTAGTACAATCAATGATAAACTTTTTAATTCCTTCAGGAAGTGGACAGGCTATGATTACTTTACCATCAATGATACCGGCAGCTGATATTGTAGGATTAAATAGACAAATAGCTATCTTAGCATTTCAGTTAGGGGATGGAATAAGCAATCTTTGTTTTCCTACAGTTGGAGTTTTAGTTGGATTTTTAATGTATACAAAAATACCTTTTAATAAATGGTTTAAGTATATAATGCCATTAATCGGAGTATTATATTTAATAGCAATTATGTTGTTAGTAGTAGCAACAGGTATAAATTACGGACCTTTTTAA
- a CDS encoding PHP domain-containing protein has product MIIDTHLHENKYSEDSFLSLDEAISTAKQIGLDGICVTDHESNGLRKDIGPFFERDGILVIVGAEILTYEGDILVFGVENLPEEKLHAKELLQIVKNVGGVAICAHPYRNNNRGLGDNIRDLHTLLDGVETFNGSTSPHANLSAYSIAMEFKLGCFGAGDSHIAEKVGTYATEFKNPIKNEEDFINAVKSKNYCPVIRKNNSFERINIYNTLK; this is encoded by the coding sequence ATGATTATAGATACTCACTTACATGAAAATAAATATTCTGAAGATAGCTTTCTTTCACTAGATGAAGCTATTTCTACAGCAAAACAAATTGGTCTAGATGGAATTTGTGTAACTGACCATGAAAGTAATGGTTTAAGAAAAGATATCGGACCTTTCTTTGAAAGAGATGGAATTTTAGTTATCGTTGGTGCTGAGATATTAACTTATGAAGGGGATATTTTAGTATTCGGAGTTGAAAATTTGCCAGAAGAAAAACTACATGCGAAAGAACTTCTACAAATAGTAAAAAATGTAGGTGGTGTAGCTATTTGCGCTCATCCTTATAGAAATAACAATAGAGGATTAGGTGATAACATAAGAGATCTACATACTCTTTTAGATGGAGTTGAAACCTTTAACGGAAGCACTTCTCCTCATGCCAATCTTTCTGCCTATTCTATAGCTATGGAATTTAAACTAGGCTGTTTTGGTGCCGGTGATTCTCATATTGCTGAAAAAGTTGGTACATATGCTACAGAATTTAAAAATCCTATAAAAAATGAAGAGGATTTTATTAACGCTGTTAAATCTAAAAATTATTGTCCCGTTATAAGAAAAAACAACTCCTTTGAGAGAATAAACATATATAATACTCTAAAATAA
- a CDS encoding zinc dependent phospholipase C family protein, which yields MKKFLSSILIGTLLFSTLGTSALAKENIQKNEIKSKVYKIANGSNEIFGEGILLHGDEEEKKNTKNPNSNIYRFQSGGIDHTHQYLVARALGILENDMSPKIADKLYVYGDTLLEFADKPDIDEKSPFYAPYSSHFYNPHTGKNYIGQKQNTALIKFKEHAMNAKKFYNINKPYAIEELGRACHYLEDLNVPHHAANLVAVLSNHSDYERFVDMYRKDFAISSAEDTYDKYNDMDFENYCEALLKDCAFNAYNFKDKATSKKASDLREASENVVPYAQKHLAAFLYRFLVEVKEI from the coding sequence ATGAAAAAATTTTTATCTTCAATTTTAATAGGAACTCTTTTATTTTCTACTTTAGGCACTAGTGCCTTAGCAAAGGAAAACATTCAGAAGAATGAAATTAAGAGTAAAGTTTATAAAATAGCAAATGGTTCTAATGAGATTTTTGGTGAAGGTATACTTCTTCACGGTGATGAAGAGGAGAAAAAGAATACTAAAAATCCAAACTCCAATATTTATAGATTCCAAAGTGGTGGTATAGACCATACTCATCAATACTTGGTTGCTCGTGCTTTAGGTATCCTAGAAAATGATATGAGCCCTAAAATTGCAGATAAGCTATATGTTTACGGAGATACTCTATTAGAATTTGCAGATAAACCGGATATTGATGAAAAATCACCTTTTTATGCTCCATATTCTTCACACTTTTACAATCCCCATACAGGTAAAAACTATATAGGACAAAAGCAAAATACAGCCTTAATAAAATTTAAAGAACATGCTATGAATGCTAAGAAATTTTATAATATAAATAAACCATACGCCATAGAAGAACTTGGCAGAGCCTGTCATTATCTTGAGGATTTAAATGTACCTCACCATGCTGCAAATCTGGTTGCAGTGCTTAGTAACCATTCAGATTATGAAAGATTTGTAGATATGTATAGAAAAGATTTTGCTATATCCTCAGCAGAAGATACTTATGATAAATATAATGATATGGATTTTGAAAATTATTGTGAAGCTTTACTTAAAGACTGTGCTTTTAATGCTTATAATTTTAAGGATAAAGCTACCTCTAAAAAAGCTAGCGATTTAAGAGAAGCTAGTGAAAATGTAGTGCCTTACGCTCAAAAACATTTAGCGGCTTTTTTGTATAGATTTTTAGTTGAAGTTAAAGAAATTTAA
- a CDS encoding GNAT family N-acetyltransferase → MEVITEYKNRGIGKTLVKKAIEETSDFYMIDLSCDDNLTSFYDKFNMFKTNAMIVRNYDKQTGE, encoded by the coding sequence ATGGAGGTAATAACTGAGTATAAAAATCGAGGTATAGGAAAAACATTAGTAAAAAAAGCAATTGAGGAAACAAGTGATTTTTATATGATTGACCTTAGTTGTGACGACAATTTAACAAGTTTTTATGACAAATTCAACATGTTTAAAACTAATGCAATGATAGTTAGAAATTATGATAAACAAACTGGTGAATAA
- a CDS encoding DNA topology modulation protein — MDKIGKRIMIIGSPGSGKSTFSKKLAKLIGIPLIHLDKEFWNYGWVETPREKWIKKQEKLVQGDTWIIDGNYGGTLDIRLEKADTVICFQLNRTVCVLSYLKRVITNINKVRSDMGEGCQEKLDFEFIKYIWNFNIESEMKKIEKVTKYRNKQIIIFKKRSEAEKFLNEIGFN, encoded by the coding sequence ATGGACAAGATAGGAAAAAGAATAATGATTATAGGTTCTCCAGGTAGTGGCAAAAGTACATTCTCAAAAAAACTTGCTAAATTAATAGGAATACCACTTATTCACCTTGACAAAGAGTTTTGGAATTATGGATGGGTAGAGACACCTAGAGAAAAATGGATAAAAAAACAAGAAAAATTAGTTCAAGGAGATACATGGATAATTGATGGTAATTATGGTGGAACTTTAGATATTCGTCTTGAAAAGGCAGATACAGTTATTTGCTTCCAATTAAATAGAACTGTATGTGTTTTAAGCTATCTTAAAAGGGTTATAACTAATATAAACAAAGTAAGATCAGATATGGGAGAAGGGTGTCAAGAAAAACTTGACTTTGAATTTATAAAATATATATGGAATTTTAATATAGAATCAGAAATGAAAAAGATTGAAAAGGTGACTAAGTATAGGAATAAGCAGATTATAATTTTTAAAAAGAGAAGTGAAGCAGAAAAATTTTTAAACGAAATAGGTTTTAATTAG
- the rlmD gene encoding 23S rRNA (uracil(1939)-C(5))-methyltransferase RlmD: MRKGKNYEFIIEGTEFPGMGVAYVDGVKALVKGTFPGQRVIATVKKKNSERVEAKLVEILEDVDYRIEPKCPVTEFCGGCTAQQIPYEKQLELKKEQLLNLFKGASIENFEFQGVEGSPDIFAYRNKMEFTFGDMEKGGELTLGMHVKNRGFSIVNTSCCEIIDEDFRKIHSTVIEYFRGKNLTYYKVMKREGYLRNLVIRKGLNTGEILVNLVTTSQVELDLTELVELINGKDYNGDITGIIHTINDSLSDVVQADRIEVLYGREYIYDELLGLRFKINPFAFFQTNTKGAEKLYSIVRDFMGNTEDKVVFDLYCGTGTIGQIVAPKAKKVIGIELIEEAVEAAKENAKLNNLNNCTFIAGDVAKVIGNLKENPDTIILDPPRPGVHPVALKYVTEFNPKNIIYVSCNPKSLVEDLKYFIGKGYVVEKVRGMDMFAHTPHVECVVKIKRKYI, encoded by the coding sequence ATGAGAAAAGGAAAAAACTATGAATTTATTATAGAAGGAACAGAATTCCCAGGTATGGGGGTAGCCTATGTAGATGGAGTTAAAGCTTTAGTAAAGGGAACATTTCCTGGGCAAAGAGTTATAGCTACAGTTAAAAAGAAAAATAGTGAAAGAGTAGAAGCAAAATTAGTAGAAATTTTAGAGGATGTAGACTATAGAATAGAACCTAAGTGTCCTGTAACAGAGTTCTGTGGAGGCTGTACAGCCCAGCAAATCCCGTATGAAAAGCAATTAGAACTTAAAAAAGAGCAGCTTTTAAATCTATTTAAGGGAGCTTCAATTGAAAACTTTGAATTTCAAGGTGTAGAAGGAAGTCCAGATATATTTGCATATAGAAATAAAATGGAATTTACCTTTGGTGACATGGAAAAAGGTGGAGAACTAACCCTTGGAATGCACGTTAAGAATAGAGGATTTTCTATAGTAAATACGAGCTGTTGTGAGATAATAGATGAAGACTTTAGAAAAATACATAGTACTGTTATAGAATACTTTAGAGGAAAAAACCTAACTTATTATAAGGTTATGAAAAGGGAAGGATACCTAAGAAATCTAGTTATAAGAAAAGGACTAAACACAGGTGAGATACTAGTAAACTTAGTTACTACATCACAAGTAGAGCTTGACCTAACAGAACTTGTAGAACTTATAAATGGTAAGGATTATAATGGGGATATAACAGGGATAATACATACTATAAACGATTCCTTAAGTGACGTGGTTCAAGCAGATAGAATAGAAGTATTATACGGAAGAGAATACATATACGATGAATTATTAGGACTAAGATTTAAAATAAATCCTTTTGCATTCTTCCAAACAAACACAAAAGGAGCAGAAAAACTATACAGCATAGTCCGTGATTTTATGGGAAACACAGAGGACAAAGTAGTGTTCGATTTATACTGTGGCACAGGAACCATAGGCCAAATAGTAGCTCCAAAAGCTAAAAAAGTAATAGGAATAGAACTAATAGAAGAGGCAGTAGAAGCAGCAAAAGAGAATGCTAAATTAAACAATCTTAACAACTGTACCTTCATAGCAGGAGACGTAGCAAAAGTAATAGGGAACCTAAAAGAAAATCCTGACACAATAATACTAGACCCACCAAGACCAGGAGTGCACCCAGTAGCACTAAAATACGTAACAGAATTTAATCCTAAAAATATAATCTACGTATCATGCAATCCAAAGAGCTTAGTTGAAGATCTAAAATACTTCATAGGCAAAGGCTATGTAGTGGAGAAAGTTAGGGGGATGGATATGTTTGCGCATACACCACATGTGGAGTGCGTGGTTAAGATAAAAAGGAAATACATTTAG
- a CDS encoding DUF169 domain-containing protein, with protein sequence MLSKDKIEDFYKYLDLKRKIIGVKFIHSEEEYNNIPTKELDIMASYCYMVKLASENNSFKACNKNFKCNSSAMALGIRSTSERVTSGQQYFSYKTYDSISRAKAVQREITYIEHKIYGVLMMPLEKFDICPDVFIIISNNYQAMRIVQSYTYHNGMANNIKLCGNQGVCSELTARPYENNDMNLSMLCSNTRFSCQWDDSEMGIGMPFNMFDSIYDGLIHTINPMELDKKKEKIVEKMNSINNKLDIQIGKNYFNSSVGYIELNK encoded by the coding sequence ATGTTATCAAAAGATAAAATTGAAGATTTTTATAAGTACTTAGATTTAAAAAGAAAAATAATAGGAGTTAAATTTATTCATTCAGAAGAAGAATATAATAATATTCCTACAAAGGAATTAGATATAATGGCTTCTTATTGTTATATGGTTAAGTTGGCTTCAGAGAATAATAGTTTTAAAGCTTGCAATAAGAACTTTAAATGTAATTCATCAGCAATGGCATTGGGCATAAGAAGCACTAGTGAAAGAGTAACTTCAGGACAACAATATTTTTCTTATAAAACCTATGATAGTATTTCTAGAGCTAAAGCTGTTCAAAGGGAAATTACTTATATAGAACATAAGATTTATGGCGTTTTAATGATGCCATTGGAGAAATTCGATATATGTCCAGATGTATTTATTATAATATCAAATAATTATCAAGCTATGAGAATAGTACAATCTTATACATATCACAATGGAATGGCTAACAATATTAAATTATGTGGAAATCAAGGGGTATGCTCAGAGTTAACTGCTAGACCTTATGAAAATAATGATATGAACCTATCTATGTTGTGTTCGAATACTAGATTTTCTTGTCAGTGGGATGATTCTGAAATGGGAATAGGAATGCCATTCAATATGTTTGATTCAATTTATGATGGACTTATACATACCATAAATCCTATGGAATTAGATAAGAAAAAAGAAAAAATAGTAGAAAAAATGAATTCTATAAATAATAAGCTTGATATACAAATAGGAAAAAATTATTTCAATTCATCTGTAGGGTATATTGAATTAAATAAATAG
- a CDS encoding ribosomal protein L7/L12, which produces MNYITIGVIALAGLLLWIISSISQIRGDIQRININLNKISEQVGVPDTITDELKSLILEGKKVEAVKKYRIATGLGLKEAKEYIDSLSK; this is translated from the coding sequence ATGAATTACATAACTATTGGTGTAATTGCATTAGCAGGGCTATTATTATGGATAATAAGTAGCATTAGTCAGATACGAGGTGATATACAAAGAATAAATATAAATTTAAATAAGATTTCTGAACAAGTTGGAGTACCTGATACAATAACAGATGAATTAAAAAGCCTTATTTTAGAAGGGAAAAAAGTTGAAGCAGTAAAAAAATACAGAATTGCTACTGGACTTGGATTGAAAGAAGCCAAGGAATATATTGACTCTTTAAGCAAATAG
- a CDS encoding ABC transporter permease, whose amino-acid sequence MQVNNLNKKVSKIDTFFDNFFEILLFLAIISLTFIFILWPIICVIKESFLIEGKFSLELYKNLIHNNKQLIYNSIFVGILTTIFATVISLSISIYISFSSRRMQKILMIILMITMISPPFVSSLAYINLFGRRGFITHHLLKLTINPYGWGGIVIMETISNISLNSLLLIGIIKGIDKNLLMASQDLGSSSSYAIKKVLIPIIKPGIIVCALLTFIRSLADFGTPMIIGGPFNVLATEVYMKIIAGGNISMASAMSVLILIPALTAFFVYRIYMKKFSLNLSGNNKIISTDTVFKIKGLLNIILSIVTLSYIVVMLLQYLTIFISSISKYKHNKFMFTFEHYIKLENFNLNCFIRSIVYAFIAGVLGSILGMLIAYFTERKNIRCMKFVDFVSTLPYIIPGTFFGIGYILAFNNPPLELTGTVSIVILNCIFKQMPMTTKVSSAVISQINGDIEYAARDLGAKSIYVVRDIIFPNLKRAFALGFINNFTSTMTTVGSIIFLVYPGQKVATLEMFDAIQTGNYGVGAAIATIIILITLIVNLVFSKFILREKR is encoded by the coding sequence GTGCAAGTAAATAATTTAAATAAAAAGGTATCTAAAATAGATACCTTTTTTGATAACTTTTTTGAGATTTTATTATTTCTAGCTATAATTTCATTAACTTTTATATTTATACTTTGGCCCATTATATGTGTAATAAAAGAAAGCTTCTTAATAGAAGGGAAATTTAGTTTAGAACTATATAAAAATTTAATACATAACAATAAACAACTTATATATAATAGTATTTTTGTTGGAATATTAACTACAATATTTGCCACTGTAATATCTTTAAGTATTTCAATTTACATAAGTTTTAGCAGTAGAAGAATGCAAAAGATATTAATGATTATTTTAATGATAACTATGATATCACCACCTTTTGTATCTTCCCTTGCTTATATAAATTTATTTGGTAGACGTGGATTTATAACCCATCATCTATTAAAATTAACAATTAACCCTTATGGATGGGGTGGTATAGTTATAATGGAAACTATATCTAATATATCCCTAAATAGTTTACTACTTATAGGAATTATAAAGGGGATAGATAAAAATCTTTTAATGGCTTCACAAGATTTAGGATCTTCATCCTCCTATGCAATAAAAAAAGTATTAATTCCCATTATTAAACCAGGAATAATAGTATGCGCTCTTTTAACCTTTATTAGATCTTTAGCTGATTTTGGAACTCCAATGATAATAGGAGGACCTTTTAATGTATTAGCTACAGAGGTATATATGAAAATTATTGCTGGTGGCAATATTTCCATGGCTTCTGCTATGAGCGTTTTGATTTTAATTCCTGCTTTAACAGCGTTTTTTGTTTACAGAATTTATATGAAGAAGTTTTCATTAAATTTATCAGGGAATAATAAAATAATTTCTACGGATACAGTTTTTAAAATAAAAGGACTTTTAAATATTATTTTAAGTATAGTAACTTTAAGTTATATAGTTGTAATGCTTCTTCAATACCTAACTATTTTTATATCATCCATTTCTAAATATAAACATAACAAATTTATGTTTACTTTTGAACACTATATAAAACTTGAAAATTTTAATCTTAATTGTTTTATTCGAAGTATTGTATATGCATTTATTGCAGGGGTATTAGGAAGCATACTAGGAATGTTAATAGCTTATTTTACAGAGAGAAAAAATATAAGATGTATGAAATTTGTAGATTTTGTTTCAACTCTTCCTTATATAATACCAGGTACTTTTTTTGGAATAGGATATATTCTAGCTTTTAATAATCCACCTTTAGAACTTACAGGAACGGTTTCTATAGTAATTTTAAATTGTATTTTTAAGCAGATGCCTATGACCACCAAAGTTAGTAGTGCAGTGATTTCTCAGATAAATGGAGATATTGAATATGCAGCAAGAGACCTTGGGGCTAAAAGTATTTATGTAGTACGTGATATTATATTTCCTAACCTAAAAAGAGCTTTTGCCTTAGGTTTTATAAATAATTTCACATCTACAATGACTACGGTAGGTTCTATAATATTTTTGGTTTATCCGGGACAAAAGGTTGCCACTTTAGAAATGTTCGATGCCATACAAACTGGCAATTATGGAGTTGGAGCAGCTATAGCAACTATAATTATATTAATTACCTTAATAGTTAATTTAGTTTTTTCTAAGTTTATTTTGAGAGAAAAGAGGTAA
- a CDS encoding ABC transporter substrate-binding protein → MKKKNRFLCMLISVVMVLSLTACNSSKATKEKEETSKDTNAKTEEKLGGTLKVVTTSEVYKPLFDKFTKETGVKVEFLSMSSGEVLSRTKAEGGKPMGDVWFGGGIDAFMQAKEEGLLEKCDFEESEKIVEPFKDKENYWFSKGLTIVGFISNNDVLKEKKLEAPKTWDDLKDPRYKGEILMSNPAVSGTNYAVVNSLLQNKGEEEGWKYFEALNKNIPFYSKRGKDPNQKTAAGEMAIGITYIDNSVEKLKNEKNVSIIYPTDGIPWMPDGVAVFKNASNMTAAKKFVSWVYKDENLRELAKLDGKDTIKLIKPSLEGVELSITKDKLLKQDLSLFGKNRKVVLEKWAKLVGDKGASK, encoded by the coding sequence ATGAAGAAAAAAAATAGGTTTTTATGTATGCTTATTTCAGTAGTAATGGTCCTTTCTCTAACAGCTTGTAATTCATCAAAAGCTACTAAAGAAAAGGAAGAAACTTCGAAAGATACAAATGCAAAAACAGAAGAAAAGTTGGGGGGGACTCTAAAAGTAGTAACTACTTCTGAAGTTTATAAACCATTATTTGATAAGTTTACTAAAGAAACAGGAGTAAAAGTTGAATTTTTATCCATGTCTTCTGGTGAGGTTCTTTCAAGAACTAAAGCAGAAGGTGGAAAACCAATGGGAGATGTTTGGTTTGGAGGCGGTATTGATGCCTTTATGCAAGCAAAAGAAGAGGGGCTATTAGAAAAATGTGATTTTGAAGAATCAGAAAAGATTGTAGAACCTTTTAAAGATAAAGAAAATTATTGGTTTAGCAAGGGATTAACCATAGTCGGATTTATTAGTAATAATGATGTTTTAAAAGAGAAAAAATTAGAAGCACCAAAAACTTGGGATGATTTAAAAGATCCTAGATATAAAGGTGAAATATTAATGTCTAATCCGGCAGTTTCAGGAACAAATTATGCTGTTGTTAATTCATTACTTCAAAATAAGGGTGAAGAAGAAGGATGGAAGTATTTTGAAGCATTAAATAAAAATATTCCTTTCTATTCTAAGAGAGGAAAAGATCCTAATCAAAAAACAGCAGCAGGTGAAATGGCTATAGGAATCACTTACATAGATAATAGTGTAGAAAAATTAAAAAATGAAAAGAATGTAAGTATAATATATCCAACAGATGGCATTCCATGGATGCCAGATGGTGTTGCAGTATTTAAAAATGCTAGTAATATGACGGCAGCTAAAAAATTTGTATCTTGGGTATATAAAGATGAAAACTTAAGAGAGCTTGCTAAGTTAGATGGAAAAGATACTATTAAGTTAATAAAACCAAGCCTTGAGGGAGTAGAACTTTCAATTACTAAGGATAAACTTTTAAAGCAAGACTTATCTTTATTTGGTAAAAATAGAAAAGTTGTTTTAGAAAAATGGGCTAAACTAGTTGGAGATAAAGGTGCAAGTAAATAA
- a CDS encoding GNAT family N-acetyltransferase gives MNIIIKELSEELFLTTVKMITELMNYHRKLNNSPKKYWSTDEESEETLEQWIKDGTVYNVFLEHKAVGFFFVKFGGQDVAWLEDLFILEDYRGKGIGKGAMRKLDELMVEKKVVSMFVDVIPRNTSAIKLYRECGFDHLNLIQLRKNYDKNLDKNEDVEILGFKLKKY, from the coding sequence ATGAATATTATTATTAAGGAATTATCAGAAGAATTATTTTTAACCACTGTAAAAATGATTACAGAATTAATGAACTATCATAGAAAATTAAACAATTCTCCTAAAAAGTATTGGTCAACTGATGAGGAATCTGAAGAAACATTAGAACAATGGATTAAAGATGGAACGGTATACAATGTATTTTTAGAACATAAGGCAGTTGGATTTTTCTTTGTGAAATTTGGAGGACAAGATGTAGCTTGGTTAGAAGACTTATTTATATTAGAGGATTATAGAGGTAAGGGAATAGGAAAAGGTGCTATGAGAAAGCTAGACGAGCTAATGGTTGAAAAGAAAGTAGTTTCAATGTTTGTTGATGTTATACCAAGAAATACAAGTGCCATAAAATTATATAGAGAGTGTGGATTTGACCATTTAAACTTAATACAGCTAAGAAAAAATTATGATAAAAATTTAGACAAAAATGAAGACGTAGAAATATTAGGATTTAAGTTAAAAAAATATTAA
- a CDS encoding ABC transporter ATP-binding protein, whose amino-acid sequence MYLQIDKLSKTFENKRVLDNLTLNIEKGEILCLLGPSGCGKTTALKLIGGFLKEDYGNVKIDGEDILSLPPEKRPVSTVFQSYALFPHMTVIENVIYGLKFKGYNKKDAIKHGEQYLEIVGLLPYKNKKIYELSGGQQQRVALIRAIIIKPKVLLLDEPLSNLDAKLRVKMREEIKEIQRKFNITMIFVTHDQEEALSIGDKIAIMNKGKLEQMGTPQEIYNNPKNLFVLDFIGNSNVISNNEGKIQFIRPEHIIILKDSKGIKGKVLSRMFMGSYIMYTIDTEIGKLNVKETNLEEQILSIDENVYLKILKEGNII is encoded by the coding sequence ATGTATCTTCAAATAGATAAATTAAGTAAAACTTTTGAAAATAAAAGGGTGCTGGATAATTTAACTTTAAATATAGAAAAGGGGGAAATTCTATGTCTTTTAGGACCCTCAGGTTGTGGTAAAACTACCGCATTAAAACTTATAGGGGGATTTTTAAAAGAGGATTATGGTAATGTAAAGATTGATGGAGAAGATATTTTAAGTCTTCCACCGGAAAAAAGACCGGTATCTACAGTATTTCAGTCTTATGCACTTTTTCCTCATATGACAGTAATTGAAAATGTCATTTATGGTTTAAAGTTTAAAGGATATAATAAAAAAGATGCTATAAAACATGGGGAACAGTATCTAGAAATAGTAGGATTATTACCTTATAAAAATAAAAAGATATATGAATTAAGTGGAGGACAACAGCAAAGAGTTGCACTAATAAGGGCAATTATTATAAAGCCTAAAGTACTTCTTCTAGACGAACCTTTAAGTAATTTAGATGCTAAGTTAAGAGTTAAAATGAGAGAAGAGATAAAAGAAATTCAAAGAAAATTTAATATAACTATGATATTTGTAACTCACGACCAAGAAGAGGCTTTAAGTATTGGGGATAAAATAGCTATTATGAATAAAGGGAAATTGGAACAGATGGGAACACCACAGGAGATATATAATAATCCTAAGAATTTATTTGTATTAGACTTTATAGGTAATTCTAATGTTATAAGTAATAATGAAGGAAAAATACAATTTATAAGACCAGAACATATTATAATTTTAAAAGATAGTAAAGGAATTAAAGGCAAAGTTTTATCTAGAATGTTTATGGGATCTTATATAATGTATACTATTGATACAGAGATAGGTAAGTTAAACGTAAAGGAAACTAATTTAGAAGAACAAATATTAAGTATAGATGAAAATGTGTATTTAAAGATATTAAAAGAAGGAAATATAATTTAG